One Mycolicibacterium sarraceniae genomic window carries:
- the efeB gene encoding iron uptake transporter deferrochelatase/peroxidase subunit — MSSLPSNPDDQTNPARPPSAGLSRRKLFGAAGVTAAVVGAAGAGALAGRASAADAHISGLDKPVPFRGEHQAGIVTPAQDRMHFATFDVTTDSKADVVAMLKEWTGMAERMTAGEEAVHDGAIGLNPYAPPSDTGEALGLPPSQLTLTIGFGPTFFLKDGKDRFGIAGLKPQLLENLPKFPNETMDPARCGGDIVVQACANDPQVAVHAIRNLARVGFGTVAVRYSQLGFGRTSSTTREQATPRNLFGFKDGTNNIKSDETDALAQQVWVAKGDGPEWMTGGSYMISRRIRMRIESWDRTTLLEQERVIGRQKGSGAPNGLKQEFEELNLDLVDNKNTPLIDVNAHVRLASHQHLNGIRILRRGYNFTDGSDGFGHLDAGLFFIAFVRNPVTQFIPMQMELARRDALNEYITHNGSAIFAIPPGLRDGDYWGSTLLG, encoded by the coding sequence GTGTCATCGCTCCCCAGTAACCCCGACGACCAGACGAATCCGGCTCGGCCGCCTTCGGCGGGCCTGTCCCGACGCAAACTCTTCGGTGCCGCCGGTGTAACAGCCGCGGTGGTCGGCGCGGCCGGTGCCGGGGCGCTGGCCGGGCGGGCGTCCGCGGCCGACGCGCACATCAGCGGACTGGACAAACCGGTGCCGTTCCGCGGCGAACACCAGGCCGGGATCGTCACCCCCGCACAGGACCGGATGCACTTCGCCACATTCGACGTCACGACCGACTCCAAAGCCGATGTCGTCGCCATGCTCAAGGAGTGGACGGGCATGGCCGAGCGGATGACCGCCGGCGAAGAAGCCGTCCACGACGGTGCCATCGGGCTCAATCCCTATGCGCCGCCGTCGGATACCGGTGAGGCGTTGGGCCTGCCGCCTTCGCAGCTGACGCTGACCATCGGGTTCGGCCCGACGTTCTTCCTCAAGGACGGCAAGGACCGGTTCGGTATCGCCGGCCTCAAGCCGCAACTGCTGGAGAACCTGCCGAAGTTCCCCAACGAGACCATGGACCCGGCCCGCTGCGGCGGCGATATCGTCGTGCAGGCGTGCGCCAACGACCCGCAGGTGGCGGTGCATGCGATCCGCAACCTGGCCCGGGTCGGCTTCGGGACGGTGGCGGTGCGCTACTCCCAGCTCGGGTTCGGCCGCACCTCGTCGACCACTCGCGAGCAGGCCACCCCACGAAACCTGTTCGGGTTCAAGGACGGAACGAACAATATCAAGTCCGACGAAACCGACGCCCTGGCCCAGCAGGTGTGGGTGGCAAAGGGCGACGGACCGGAGTGGATGACCGGCGGCAGCTACATGATCAGCCGCCGGATCCGGATGCGCATCGAATCATGGGACCGCACAACGCTTCTAGAGCAGGAGAGGGTGATCGGGCGACAGAAGGGCAGCGGTGCACCCAACGGGCTGAAGCAGGAATTCGAGGAGCTCAACCTCGATCTCGTCGACAACAAGAACACCCCGTTGATCGATGTCAACGCCCACGTGCGGCTGGCATCGCACCAGCATCTCAACGGGATCCGGATTCTGCGCCGTGGCTACAATTTCACCGACGGCTCCGACGGATTCGGCCACCTGGACGCCGGGCTGTTCTTCATCGCGTTCGTCCGTAATCCGGTGACGCAGTTCATCCCGATGCAGATGGAGCTGGCCCGCCGGGACGCGCTCAACGAGTACATCACCCACAACGGCAGCGCGATCTTCGCCATCCCGCCAGGACTGCGCGATGGCGACTACTGGGGTTCGACGCTGCTCGGCTGA
- the mfd gene encoding transcription-repair coupling factor, with protein sequence MTAPGHPHVQTPIAGLVDLALTAPAFVELAQRATERPEELTLVGPSSAQLYAACALARGGPLLVVTATGREADDLTAELRGVFGDAAVMFPSWETLPHERLSPGVDTVGARLMVLYRLGHPDDARLGPPLRVVVTTVRSLLQPMAPDLADIEPVTLRVGAEFDFDQLVTRLVELAYNRVDMVGKRGEFAVRGGILDVFPPTAEHPVRVEFWGDEVSEIRMFAVADQRSITEIDVDTVVAVPCRELLLTETVRARAAALIASRPPDDHHITGSVGEMLVKIAEGIPVDGMEALQPVLRPDELALLIDHLPADTPLLVCDPEKVRTRAADLIKTGREFLEASWSVAAIGGDAPIDVEQLGGSGFRELDDVRDAARASNRPWWTLSQLAAEDAVELDVRAAPSARGQQSNVDEIFAMLRAHVLTGGYAVVVAPGTGTAHRVVEQLGERDTPAGMLEPGQAPKEGVVGVLRGPLHDGIIVAGANLVVITETDLTGNRATAPEGKRLAAKRRNTVDPLALTAGDLVVHDQHGIGRFVEMVERTVGGARREYLVLEYASSKRGQAADKLFVPMDSLDQLSRYVGGQEPGLSRLGGSDWTNTKTKARKAVREIASELVSLYAKRQAAPGHAFGPDTPWQAEMEDAFGFTETVDQLTAIHEVKSDMEKPVPMDRVICGDVGYGKTEIAVRAAFKAVQDGKQVAVLVPTTLLADQHLQTFTARMAGFPVTVKGLSRFTDPAESRTVIDGMADGSVDIVIGTHRLLQTAVRWKDLGLVIVDEEQRFGVEHKEHIKSLRTHVDVLTMSATPIPRTLEMSLAGIREMSTILTPPEERYPVLTYVGAHDDKQVAAALRRELLRDGQAFYIHNRVSSIDAAAARVQQLVPEARVVVAHGQMPEELLERTVEGFWNREFDILVCTTIVETGLDISNANTLIVERADTFGLSQLHQLRGRVGRSRERGYAYFLYPKEAPLTETAYDRLATIAQNNELGAGMAVALKDLEIRGAGNVLGVEQSGHVAGVGFDLYVRLVGEAVEAYRAVADGKTVTTAEEPKDVRIDLPVDANLPPDYIGSDRLRLEAYRRLAAAGDDAGIVAVVEELTDRYGPLPEPAQRLLAVARLRLLCRNYGVTEVAATGSGSATTLRVSPLTLPDSAQLRLKRVYPGAGYRATTSTVQVPIPRAGSGVGAPRIRDLELVQMVADLLLALDGKPAGELDITTFTPAGAQKGERR encoded by the coding sequence ATGACCGCACCGGGGCACCCGCATGTCCAGACCCCGATCGCGGGGCTGGTTGATTTGGCGCTCACCGCGCCGGCGTTCGTCGAACTGGCGCAGCGCGCCACCGAGCGTCCCGAAGAACTCACTCTGGTCGGGCCGTCCAGCGCCCAGTTGTATGCGGCCTGCGCGCTGGCCCGTGGCGGTCCACTGCTCGTGGTGACCGCAACCGGGCGCGAAGCCGACGACCTGACCGCCGAGCTGCGCGGTGTGTTCGGCGATGCGGCCGTGATGTTCCCGTCCTGGGAGACGCTGCCGCACGAGCGGCTCTCGCCCGGTGTCGACACCGTCGGCGCGCGCCTGATGGTGTTGTACCGGCTGGGCCACCCCGACGACGCCCGGCTGGGGCCGCCGCTGCGCGTCGTGGTGACGACGGTGCGCTCACTGCTGCAGCCGATGGCCCCCGATTTGGCCGATATCGAGCCGGTGACGCTGCGTGTCGGCGCGGAATTCGACTTCGATCAGCTGGTCACCCGGCTCGTTGAGCTGGCCTACAACCGCGTCGACATGGTCGGCAAGCGCGGTGAGTTCGCTGTTCGTGGCGGCATCCTCGACGTCTTCCCGCCGACAGCGGAACACCCGGTCCGGGTCGAATTCTGGGGTGACGAGGTCAGCGAGATCCGGATGTTCGCGGTCGCCGACCAACGCTCGATCACCGAGATCGACGTCGACACCGTGGTCGCGGTGCCCTGCCGCGAGCTCCTGCTGACCGAGACGGTGCGGGCCCGGGCCGCCGCGCTGATCGCGTCGCGCCCGCCCGACGACCACCACATCACCGGCAGCGTCGGCGAGATGCTGGTCAAGATCGCCGAAGGCATCCCGGTCGACGGGATGGAGGCGCTGCAGCCGGTATTGCGGCCCGATGAGCTCGCACTGCTCATCGATCACCTGCCCGCTGACACCCCGCTGCTGGTGTGCGACCCGGAGAAGGTGCGCACCCGGGCCGCCGACCTGATCAAGACCGGGCGGGAGTTCCTCGAGGCGTCGTGGTCGGTCGCCGCCATCGGCGGTGACGCTCCGATCGACGTCGAGCAGCTCGGGGGCTCCGGCTTCCGCGAGCTCGACGACGTCCGTGACGCGGCCCGTGCGAGCAACCGCCCGTGGTGGACGTTGAGCCAGCTTGCCGCCGAGGATGCCGTCGAACTCGACGTCCGTGCCGCCCCATCGGCGCGCGGGCAGCAGAGCAACGTCGATGAGATCTTCGCGATGCTGCGGGCCCACGTCCTGACCGGTGGCTATGCCGTCGTCGTCGCGCCGGGCACCGGCACCGCTCACCGGGTCGTCGAACAACTCGGTGAGCGTGACACCCCCGCGGGAATGCTCGAGCCGGGCCAGGCACCCAAAGAAGGGGTGGTCGGTGTTCTGCGGGGTCCGCTGCACGACGGCATTATCGTTGCGGGCGCCAACCTCGTGGTCATCACCGAAACCGATCTGACCGGCAACCGGGCCACCGCCCCCGAGGGCAAGCGGCTGGCTGCCAAGCGGCGCAACACCGTTGACCCGCTGGCGCTGACCGCCGGTGATCTGGTGGTGCATGACCAGCATGGGATCGGGCGTTTCGTCGAGATGGTCGAGCGGACCGTCGGCGGCGCGCGGCGCGAATACCTGGTGCTGGAGTACGCGTCCAGCAAGCGCGGCCAGGCGGCCGACAAGCTGTTTGTGCCGATGGACTCCCTGGACCAGTTGTCACGCTATGTCGGCGGCCAGGAGCCTGGTCTGAGCCGGCTCGGCGGTAGCGACTGGACCAACACAAAAACCAAGGCGCGCAAGGCAGTTCGCGAAATCGCCAGCGAGCTGGTGTCGCTCTACGCCAAGCGGCAGGCCGCGCCCGGGCACGCCTTCGGCCCGGACACCCCGTGGCAGGCCGAGATGGAGGACGCGTTCGGGTTCACCGAGACCGTCGACCAGCTGACCGCCATCCACGAGGTCAAGAGCGATATGGAGAAGCCGGTCCCGATGGACCGGGTCATCTGCGGTGACGTCGGGTACGGCAAGACCGAGATCGCGGTGCGTGCGGCGTTCAAGGCCGTGCAAGACGGCAAGCAGGTCGCGGTGCTGGTGCCCACCACTTTGCTGGCCGATCAGCATCTACAGACGTTCACCGCGCGGATGGCCGGTTTCCCGGTGACCGTGAAAGGCCTGTCGCGCTTCACCGATCCCGCGGAATCGCGCACGGTCATCGACGGGATGGCCGACGGGAGCGTGGACATCGTGATCGGCACGCACCGGCTGCTGCAGACCGCGGTGCGCTGGAAAGACCTTGGCCTGGTGATCGTCGACGAGGAACAGCGCTTCGGTGTGGAACACAAGGAGCACATCAAGAGCCTGCGCACGCATGTGGACGTACTGACCATGAGTGCCACCCCGATTCCGCGGACCCTGGAGATGAGCCTGGCCGGCATCCGGGAGATGTCCACCATCCTCACCCCGCCCGAAGAGCGCTACCCGGTGCTGACCTACGTGGGCGCGCACGACGACAAGCAGGTCGCGGCCGCGCTGCGCCGGGAGCTGCTGCGCGACGGGCAGGCCTTCTACATCCACAACCGGGTCAGCAGCATCGACGCCGCCGCGGCCCGGGTGCAGCAGTTGGTGCCCGAGGCGCGGGTGGTGGTCGCCCACGGCCAGATGCCGGAAGAGCTGTTGGAGCGCACCGTCGAAGGTTTCTGGAACCGCGAATTCGACATCCTGGTCTGCACCACCATCGTCGAGACCGGACTGGACATCTCGAACGCCAACACCCTGATCGTGGAACGTGCCGATACGTTCGGCCTGTCCCAGCTGCACCAGCTGCGCGGGCGGGTGGGCCGCAGCCGCGAGCGCGGGTACGCCTACTTCCTGTACCCGAAGGAGGCGCCCCTCACCGAGACCGCCTATGACCGGCTTGCCACCATCGCGCAGAACAACGAGCTCGGCGCGGGTATGGCAGTGGCGTTGAAGGACTTGGAGATTCGCGGCGCCGGCAATGTGCTCGGGGTCGAGCAGTCCGGTCACGTCGCCGGGGTCGGTTTCGACCTGTACGTCCGGCTGGTGGGCGAGGCGGTCGAAGCGTATCGGGCGGTTGCCGACGGCAAGACGGTCACCACCGCAGAGGAACCCAAGGATGTGCGGATCGATTTGCCGGTCGACGCCAATCTGCCGCCGGACTACATCGGCAGTGACCGGTTGCGGCTGGAGGCTTATCGCCGGCTCGCCGCCGCCGGCGACGATGCGGGCATCGTCGCGGTGGTGGAGGAGCTGACCGACCGTTACGGGCCGCTGCCCGAGCCGGCCCAGCGGTTGCTGGCGGTGGCGCGCCTGCGCCTGCTGTGCCGCAACTACGGGGTGACCGAAGTCGCTGCCACCGGAAGTGGTTCTGCGACAACGCTTCGCGTATCGCCGTTGACGCTGCCCGACTCCGCGCAGCTGCGGCTCAAGCGGGTGTACCCCGGTGCGGGCTACCGGGCGACCACGTCGACGGTGCAGGTTCCGATCCCACGGGCGGGCAGTGGGGTCGGCGCGCCCCGGATCCGGGATCTGGAACTGGTGCAGATGGTGGCCGATCTGCTTCTCGCACTTGACGGGAAACCGGCCGGCGAGCTTGATATAACGACGTTCACACCGGCCGGCGCGCAGAAGGGAGAGCGGCGGTGA
- the glmU gene encoding bifunctional UDP-N-acetylglucosamine diphosphorylase/glucosamine-1-phosphate N-acetyltransferase GlmU: MRSKTPKVLHTVGGRSMLAHTLHAVAALTPSHIVVVVGHGREQVSAEVRRVAGDSSHVATVVQEEQLGTGHAVSVGLSGLPDDFAGTVIVTTADVPLLNGETLAALSKSHAGNAGVTIATTTLPDPTGYGRIIRDEEGAVISIVEHADADEEQRTVAEINSGLYAFDAAALRSALSRLRTDNVQRELYLTDAIALIRADGLPVRAQHIADTTLVCGVNDRVQLAALGAELNRRTIQRHQRAGVTVTDPATTWIDVDVEIGPDTVIAPGTQLLGVTSIGSGCTIGPDSTLTSMEIGNDASVIRTHGELSVIGDRATVGPFTYLRPGTQLGADGKLGAFVETKNAVIGAGTKVPHLTYVGDADIGEHSNIGASSVFVNYDGENKSRTTIGSHVRTGSDTTFVAPVTIGDGAYTGAGTVVRDDVPPGALAVSAGPQRTIEDWVLRKRPGSASAQAAEKAKQSASGDADE; this comes from the coding sequence ATGCGCTCGAAGACCCCCAAGGTTCTGCACACCGTCGGCGGGCGCAGCATGCTCGCCCATACCCTGCACGCGGTAGCCGCGCTGACACCCAGCCACATCGTGGTGGTGGTCGGGCACGGCCGCGAGCAGGTCAGTGCCGAAGTGCGCCGGGTCGCCGGCGACAGCAGCCACGTCGCCACCGTCGTGCAGGAAGAACAGCTCGGCACCGGGCACGCTGTCAGCGTCGGACTCTCCGGGCTGCCCGACGATTTCGCCGGCACCGTCATCGTTACCACCGCCGATGTACCGCTTCTCAACGGCGAGACATTGGCCGCCCTGTCGAAATCCCATGCCGGGAACGCGGGCGTGACCATCGCGACCACGACCCTGCCCGATCCCACCGGCTACGGCCGCATCATCCGCGACGAAGAGGGCGCGGTCATCTCGATCGTCGAGCATGCCGATGCCGACGAGGAGCAGCGCACGGTCGCCGAAATCAACTCCGGGCTGTATGCATTCGATGCCGCAGCGCTGCGCTCGGCACTATCGCGGCTGCGCACCGACAACGTCCAGCGCGAGCTCTATCTCACCGACGCGATCGCCCTGATCCGCGCTGATGGACTGCCGGTGCGGGCCCAGCACATCGCCGACACCACGCTGGTCTGCGGCGTCAACGACCGCGTGCAACTGGCTGCGCTGGGGGCCGAGCTGAACCGGCGGACCATCCAACGCCACCAGCGTGCCGGCGTCACCGTCACCGACCCAGCCACCACCTGGATCGACGTCGACGTCGAGATCGGACCCGACACCGTCATCGCCCCCGGCACCCAGCTGCTCGGTGTCACCTCGATCGGCTCGGGGTGCACCATCGGCCCGGACAGCACACTCACCTCGATGGAAATCGGCAACGACGCCTCGGTGATCCGCACCCACGGAGAACTGTCGGTGATCGGCGATCGGGCCACCGTCGGCCCGTTCACCTATCTGCGTCCGGGCACGCAACTCGGGGCGGACGGCAAGCTCGGCGCCTTCGTCGAGACCAAGAACGCCGTGATAGGGGCCGGCACCAAGGTGCCGCACCTGACGTATGTGGGCGACGCCGATATCGGCGAGCACAGCAATATCGGCGCGTCCAGCGTGTTCGTCAACTACGACGGCGAGAACAAGAGCCGCACCACCATCGGCTCACACGTACGAACCGGCTCGGACACCACGTTCGTCGCCCCGGTCACCATCGGTGACGGCGCCTACACGGGTGCGGGGACTGTCGTGCGTGACGACGTTCCCCCGGGTGCGCTGGCCGTGTCGGCTGGACCGCAGCGCACCATCGAGGACTGGGTGCTGCGCAAGCGTCCCGGCAGTGCGTCTGCGCAGGCCGCTGAGAAGGCCAAACAGTCCGCATCGGGTGACGCGGACGAGTGA
- a CDS encoding TetR/AcrR family transcriptional regulator: protein MTGTERRRQLIDVARTLFAERGYEGTSIEEIAQRANVSKPVVYEHFGGKEGLYAVVVDREMSALLDGITSSLTNNRSRVRVERVALALLTYVEERTDGFRILIRDSPAAISTGTYSSLLNDAVGQVSSILAGDFARRGLDPALAPLYGQALVGSVSMTAQWWLDTREPKKEVVAAHLVNLTWNGLTHLEADPQLEGA from the coding sequence ATGACCGGGACCGAGCGCCGCCGTCAGCTCATCGACGTAGCCCGCACCCTGTTCGCCGAACGCGGTTACGAAGGCACCTCCATTGAGGAGATCGCCCAGCGCGCCAACGTCTCCAAGCCCGTCGTCTACGAGCATTTCGGGGGCAAAGAAGGCCTGTACGCGGTGGTCGTCGACCGTGAGATGTCGGCCCTGCTCGACGGCATCACGTCGTCGTTGACCAACAACCGCTCCCGGGTGCGGGTCGAGCGGGTGGCGCTGGCCCTGCTGACCTACGTCGAGGAGCGCACCGACGGTTTCCGCATCCTGATCCGCGACTCGCCCGCCGCGATCAGCACCGGCACCTACTCCAGCCTGCTCAACGACGCGGTCGGCCAGGTGTCCTCGATCCTGGCCGGCGATTTCGCCCGCCGTGGCCTCGACCCGGCATTGGCCCCGCTCTACGGGCAGGCCCTGGTCGGCTCGGTGTCGATGACCGCGCAGTGGTGGCTGGACACCCGAGAACCCAAGAAAGAAGTGGTGGCCGCGCACCTGGTGAACCTGACATGGAACGGGCTGACCCATCTGGAAGCCGATCCGCAGTTAGAGGGTGCATAG
- the efeU gene encoding iron uptake transporter permease EfeU, with protein MTDVADIATGIHTTFSAAAPTITAQLFGSGLIGLREGLEAGIIVMVLIAFLVKSDRRDALKWVWLGVGAAVLMTVGVFLTVQYGTYTVSGLGAEAIAGIASLVAVVIVTSMVLWMRKASATISGELRAGMSKALETGAFAVFALAFLAVGREGVETALFMVGFAEAETAWPLLGLLIGVLAAAAIAWGLYAGAVRINLAKFFSYTGVFLILVAAGVLSYGIGALQTVGWLPGLASKAFDVSSAFDWSAWYGAIIQGVFNVTPTPTVLQLICWLAYIVIVLALFLRPTRPTAKQQMPAEEISTENTNASEDSEDSPLSERSPQ; from the coding sequence GCCTGCGGGAAGGCCTTGAGGCCGGGATCATCGTCATGGTCCTGATCGCCTTCCTGGTGAAATCGGATCGCCGGGACGCCCTCAAGTGGGTCTGGCTGGGCGTCGGCGCCGCGGTCCTGATGACGGTCGGCGTGTTCCTCACCGTCCAATACGGCACGTACACGGTGTCGGGACTGGGCGCCGAAGCCATCGCCGGCATCGCGTCGCTGGTGGCCGTCGTGATCGTCACCTCGATGGTGCTGTGGATGCGCAAGGCGTCGGCCACCATATCCGGTGAGCTGCGGGCCGGGATGTCGAAGGCACTCGAGACCGGCGCGTTCGCCGTCTTCGCGCTGGCGTTCCTGGCCGTGGGCCGCGAAGGTGTCGAGACCGCGCTGTTCATGGTCGGGTTCGCCGAGGCCGAGACGGCGTGGCCGCTGCTCGGCCTGCTGATCGGTGTGCTGGCCGCGGCCGCGATCGCCTGGGGCCTGTACGCCGGCGCGGTGCGGATCAACCTGGCCAAGTTCTTCTCCTACACCGGCGTCTTCCTGATCCTGGTCGCCGCGGGTGTCCTGTCGTACGGCATCGGCGCGCTGCAGACCGTGGGCTGGCTTCCCGGACTGGCCTCCAAGGCCTTTGACGTCAGCTCCGCATTCGACTGGTCGGCCTGGTACGGCGCGATCATCCAGGGCGTCTTCAACGTCACCCCGACCCCGACGGTGCTGCAGCTGATCTGTTGGCTGGCCTACATCGTCATCGTGCTGGCCCTCTTCCTGCGGCCCACCCGTCCCACGGCCAAGCAGCAGATGCCGGCCGAGGAAATCTCCACCGAGAACACCAATGCCTCCGAGGACTCGGAGGACTCCCCTCTCTCCGAAAGGTCTCCTCAGTGA
- a CDS encoding nucleoside triphosphate pyrophosphohydrolase — MTVILVDPRRPALVPVDAVELLTGDVQYTEEMPVMVPWSLPSARPVYSGADAPVLLSSDRQHPQVRARLAAGERLIAAPASQPGERLVDAVAIMDKLRTAGPWESEQTHDSLRRYLLEETYELFDAVRGGNLNELRDELGDVLLQVLFHARIAEEATQHAFTIDDVADALVRKLGNRVPAVLAGESISLQDQLAQWEERKAAEKMRNGGRFSCVDDVPTSQPALALAQKVIARVLSAGVPAQLIPASIVTVTVAADKDAENELRTEVLEFMDTVRAVERAIAANRRDADVSNQLDGAAPLGVVSADEWRRHWPVVVDEPLDDPLAPELVSGDDDLLDEVDAVFIDSDDEEFGVPELAVEDVDLAEPDQPSSVEPQ; from the coding sequence GTGACCGTCATTCTCGTCGACCCGCGCCGTCCCGCGCTGGTGCCCGTCGACGCCGTCGAACTCCTGACCGGCGATGTGCAGTACACCGAGGAGATGCCGGTCATGGTGCCGTGGTCGCTGCCGTCGGCGCGCCCGGTGTACAGCGGTGCGGATGCGCCGGTGCTGCTGTCCTCCGACCGCCAGCACCCGCAGGTGCGGGCCAGGTTGGCCGCCGGCGAACGGCTGATCGCCGCGCCCGCCTCCCAGCCCGGTGAGCGGCTGGTCGACGCCGTGGCGATCATGGACAAGCTGCGCACCGCCGGGCCGTGGGAGAGCGAACAGACCCACGACTCACTGCGGCGCTACCTCCTGGAGGAGACCTACGAGCTCTTCGACGCGGTGCGCGGCGGCAATCTCAACGAGCTGCGCGACGAACTCGGAGATGTGTTACTGCAGGTGCTTTTTCACGCCCGGATCGCCGAGGAGGCGACGCAGCACGCATTCACCATCGACGATGTCGCCGACGCGCTGGTACGTAAGCTCGGTAACCGGGTGCCCGCGGTGCTGGCCGGGGAATCGATCTCGCTGCAAGACCAGCTGGCCCAGTGGGAGGAGCGCAAGGCAGCTGAAAAGATGCGCAACGGCGGCCGTTTTTCCTGCGTCGACGATGTGCCGACTTCTCAGCCGGCGTTGGCGTTGGCGCAGAAGGTGATTGCCCGGGTTTTGAGCGCTGGAGTGCCGGCACAGCTGATTCCGGCGTCGATCGTGACGGTCACGGTGGCGGCCGACAAGGATGCCGAAAACGAGCTGCGCACTGAGGTTCTGGAGTTCATGGACACCGTGCGCGCGGTCGAACGCGCGATCGCGGCGAACCGCCGCGATGCTGATGTGTCCAACCAGCTCGATGGCGCCGCGCCGCTGGGCGTGGTGAGCGCCGACGAGTGGCGCCGGCATTGGCCCGTGGTCGTCGATGAGCCCCTGGATGATCCGCTGGCGCCCGAACTGGTCTCCGGCGACGACGATCTGCTCGACGAGGTCGACGCCGTGTTCATCGACTCCGACGATGAGGAATTCGGCGTACCCGAACTGGCGGTCGAGGATGTCGATCTGGCTGAGCCGGATCAGCCGAGCAGCGTCGAACCCCAGTAG
- the efeO gene encoding iron uptake system protein EfeO — protein MAACTAKETKSADSSTKAPSEITVSASDTECTLSGTQAATGPSTFVITNNGTKVTEFYVYGEGERVMGEVENISPGLQRKLVVQLGEPGKYQTACKPGMIGDGIRGDFTVTGNSVAVDEKGEFKEAADSYKRYVNSQTDALVPATQLFVDAIKKGDVAAAKAQYPIARTYYERIEPVAESFPNDLDPRIDLREADLEPGQKWTGFHALEKQLWVTGLQPDANALADQLVADVKELNDGVKAPGWTIDSTQIAGGAQGLLDEIAASKISGEEDIFSHTDLWDFQANVDGSQTAVASIRPILDSRNAELGKQVDKGFADVEALLAKYRTGDGFVPYDTVTEPQRQELSRAIDALGKNVSQVQGVIAPQ, from the coding sequence ATGGCCGCCTGCACGGCCAAAGAGACCAAGTCCGCGGATTCGAGCACGAAGGCGCCCTCCGAGATCACCGTGAGCGCCTCCGACACCGAGTGCACGCTGTCGGGCACGCAGGCCGCGACCGGACCGAGCACCTTCGTGATCACCAACAACGGCACTAAGGTCACCGAGTTCTACGTGTACGGCGAAGGCGAGCGAGTGATGGGTGAGGTCGAGAACATCTCCCCGGGTCTGCAGCGCAAGCTGGTCGTGCAGCTTGGCGAGCCGGGCAAGTATCAGACCGCATGCAAACCGGGCATGATCGGCGACGGCATTCGTGGCGACTTCACCGTGACTGGCAACTCCGTCGCGGTCGACGAGAAGGGTGAGTTCAAGGAAGCCGCCGACAGCTACAAGCGCTACGTGAACAGCCAGACCGACGCGCTGGTGCCGGCCACTCAGCTGTTCGTCGACGCCATCAAGAAGGGTGACGTCGCGGCGGCCAAGGCGCAGTACCCGATCGCACGCACCTACTACGAGCGCATCGAGCCGGTCGCCGAGTCGTTCCCCAACGACCTCGACCCGCGTATCGACCTTCGCGAGGCTGACCTGGAGCCCGGCCAGAAGTGGACCGGCTTCCACGCGCTGGAGAAGCAGCTGTGGGTCACCGGCCTGCAGCCGGACGCGAACGCGCTGGCCGACCAGCTGGTCGCCGACGTCAAGGAGCTGAACGACGGCGTCAAAGCACCGGGGTGGACCATCGACTCCACCCAGATCGCCGGTGGCGCACAGGGTCTGCTCGACGAGATCGCGGCTAGCAAGATCAGCGGCGAAGAGGACATCTTCAGCCACACCGACCTGTGGGATTTCCAGGCCAACGTGGACGGTTCGCAGACCGCGGTCGCGTCGATTCGCCCGATCCTCGACAGCCGTAACGCCGAGTTGGGCAAGCAGGTCGACAAGGGCTTCGCCGACGTCGAGGCGCTGCTGGCCAAATACCGCACGGGTGACGGTTTCGTGCCGTACGACACGGTGACCGAGCCCCAGCGTCAAGAACTCTCGCGCGCGATCGACGCGCTCGGGAAGAACGTCAGCCAGGTGCAAGGTGTCATCGCTCCCCAGTAA